One genomic region from Pelodiscus sinensis isolate JC-2024 unplaced genomic scaffold, ASM4963464v1 ctg219, whole genome shotgun sequence encodes:
- the RRAS gene encoding ras-related protein R-Ras isoform X2, with amino-acid sequence MAPQEPGAPQEKYKLVVVGGGGVGKSALTIQFIQSYFVSDYDPTIEDSYTKICTIDGTPTRLDILDTAGQEEFGAMREQYMRTGEGFLLIYAINDRGSFTEISKFHTQILRVKDRDDFPMILVGNKADLDLQRQLPGDFERCPVSPCQPSAWRSCLYPPRCPERRPWPSPRRIASPTWKPRPRSALT; translated from the exons atggccccccagGAGCCGGGGGCGCCCCAGGAGAAGTACaagctggtggtggtgggagggggcggCGTAGGGAAGAGCGCGCTGACCATCCAGTTCATCCAG tcctacTTTGTCTCGGACTATGACCCCACCATCGAGGACTCCTACACCAAGATTTGCACCATCGATGGGACCCCCACCCGGCTGGACa TCCTGGACACGGCGGGGCAGGAAGAGTTTGGGGCCATGCGGGAGCAGTACATGCGGACGGGGGAGGGGTTCTTGCTCATCTACGCCATCAATGACAGAGGCAG cttcACCGAGATCAGCAAGTTCCACACGCAGATCCTGAGGGTCAAAGACCGGGACGACTTTCCCATGATCCTCGTGGGCAACAAGGCCGACCTCGACCTGCAGCGCCAG ctgcCCGGAGACTTTGAGAGGTGCCCAGTATCCCCCTGCCAGCCGAGCGCATGGAGGAGCTGTTTGTACCCCCCCAGGTGCCCAGAGAGGAGGCCCTGGCCTTCGCCCAGGAGAATCGCATCCCCTACATGGAAGCCTCGGCCAAGATCCGCCTTAACGTAG
- the RRAS gene encoding ras-related protein R-Ras isoform X1 — protein MAPQEPGAPQEKYKLVVVGGGGVGKSALTIQFIQSYFVSDYDPTIEDSYTKICTIDGTPTRLDILDTAGQEEFGAMREQYMRTGEGFLLIYAINDRGSFTEISKFHTQILRVKDRDDFPMILVGNKADLDLQRQVPREEALAFAQENRIPYMEASAKIRLNVDESFHEVVRAIRRFQELEMPPAPRAHPTAKESKSCPCCIL, from the exons atggccccccagGAGCCGGGGGCGCCCCAGGAGAAGTACaagctggtggtggtgggagggggcggCGTAGGGAAGAGCGCGCTGACCATCCAGTTCATCCAG tcctacTTTGTCTCGGACTATGACCCCACCATCGAGGACTCCTACACCAAGATTTGCACCATCGATGGGACCCCCACCCGGCTGGACa TCCTGGACACGGCGGGGCAGGAAGAGTTTGGGGCCATGCGGGAGCAGTACATGCGGACGGGGGAGGGGTTCTTGCTCATCTACGCCATCAATGACAGAGGCAG cttcACCGAGATCAGCAAGTTCCACACGCAGATCCTGAGGGTCAAAGACCGGGACGACTTTCCCATGATCCTCGTGGGCAACAAGGCCGACCTCGACCTGCAGCGCCAG GTGCCCAGAGAGGAGGCCCTGGCCTTCGCCCAGGAGAATCGCATCCCCTACATGGAAGCCTCGGCCAAGATCCGCCTTAACGTAGACGAATCCTTCCACGAGGTGGTCCGGGCCATCAG GAGGTTCCAGGAGCTGGAGatgccccctgctcccagggcacaCCCCACTGCTAAAGAATCCAAGAGCTGCCCCTGCTGCATCctgtga